The following proteins are co-located in the Myxocyprinus asiaticus isolate MX2 ecotype Aquarium Trade chromosome 18, UBuf_Myxa_2, whole genome shotgun sequence genome:
- the LOC127456456 gene encoding RAC-beta serine/threonine-protein kinase-like, whose translation MNEVSIVREGWLHKRGEYIKTWRPRYFILKSDGSFIGYKEKPETSDHNQPPLNNFSVAECQLMKTERPRPNTFVIRCLQWTTVIERTFHVDSNAEREEWIHAIQAVANGLKSQEDEEPMEFGSPGDNSLEGMEAAIAKSRTKVTMSDFDYLKLLGKGTFGKVILVREKATGMYYAMKILRKEVIIAKDEVAHTITESRVLQNTRHPFLTTLKYAFQTRDRLCFVMEYANGGELFFHLSRERVFTEDRARFYGAEIVSALEYLHSKDVVYRDLKLENLMLDKDGHIKITDFGLCKEGITNEATMKTFCGTPEYLAPEVLEDNDYGRAVDWWGLGVVMYEMMCGRLPFYNQDHERLFELILMEEIRFPRNLSPEAKALLAGLLKKDPKQRLGGSPEDAKEVMTHKFFNSINWQDVLEKKLIPPFKPQVTSETDTRYFDDEFTAQTITVTPPDQYDSLDAEDPDTRTHFSQFSYSASVRE comes from the exons ATGAACGAGGTCAGCATCGTCAGAGAGGGCTGGCTCCACAAGAGAG GTGAATACATTAAGACTTGGAGGCCCCGGTATTTCATTCTAAAGAGTGATGGCTCTTTCATCGGCTACAAGGAGAAGCCTGAGACGTCAGACCACAATCAGCCACCTCTCAACAACTTCTCAGTTGCAG AATGTCAGCTAATGAAGACTGAAAGACCTCGACCGAACACATTTGTCATCCGCTGCTTACAGTGGACCACTGTTATCGAGCGCACCTTCCATGTGGACAGCAATGCTGAAAG AGAGGAGTGGATACACGCAATCCAGGCTGTAGCCAATGGGCTCAAGTCCCAGGAAGATGAGGAGCCAATGGAATTTGGTTCCCCTGGAGACAACAGCCTGGAGGGGATGGAGGCTGCCATTGCAAAGTCCCGCACCAAAGTG ACAATGAGTGACTTTGACTACCTGAAACTGCTGGGTAAGGGCACGTTTGGAAAGGTAATTCTGGTTAGGGAAAAGGCCACTGGCATGTACTACGCCATGAAGATTTTGCGCAAGGAGGTCATCATCGCTAAG GATGAGGTCGCACACACAATCACAGAAAGCCGAGTCTTGCAGAATACGCGGCACCCCTTCCTTACG ACACTAAAATATGCCTTCCAAACACGTGACCGGCTGTGTTTCGTCATGGAGTACGCAAATGGCGGCGAG CTATTCTTCCACTTGTCACGAGAGCGTGTGTTTACGGAGGACAGAGCTCGCTTCTACGGGGCTGAAATCGTTTCAGCATTGGAGTATCTGCACTCTAAAGATGTCGTCTACAGGGACCTAAAG CTGGAGAATCTAATGTTGGATAAAGACGGTCACATTAAAATCACAGATTTTGGCCTGTGTAAAGAGGGCATTACTAATGAGGCCACCATGAAGACATTCTGTGGGACCCCAGAGTATCTTGCTCCAGAG GTATTAGAAGACAATGATTATGGCCGTGCAGTGGACTGGTGGGGTCTGGGAGTGGTCATGTATGAAATGATGTGTGGCCGGCTGCCATTCTATAACCAGGACCATGAGCGTTTGTTTGAACTCATTTTAATGGAGGAGATTCGTTTTCCCAGAAACCTCTCACCCGAAGCCAAAGCCCTGCTGGCTGGCCTGCTCAAGAAGGACCCCAAACAGAG GCTCGGAGGAAGTCCAGAAGATGCCAAAGAAGTGATGACACACAAGTTCTTCAATTCCATCAACTGGCAAGATGTCCTTGAAAAGAAG CTCATCCCACCGTTCAAGCCACAAGTGACCTCAGAAACAGACACACGCTACTTTGACGATGAGTTCACTGCACAGACCATTACTGTCACGCCACCTGACCAAT ATGACAGTCTTGATGCGGAGGAcccagacacacgcacacacttctCGCAGTTCTCCTACTCCGCCAGTGTGCGGGAATGA